TACCCAACCCAGCAAGCCGAGCTTCTCTTTCGTCGCTCCATGAGCGACCGATGTCAACCCTTTGTTGAGGATGTCGATAGCATGGTCGATTTGCTTCTGTTTGGCATAAGCGAGCGCGATGATAACCCAGAAATTTTTTGCGGCCTTTTCATTCTCTAGTAGAGTGCAAAGCTCCGTAGGATCGTCTGGAAGACCTTCCAAACTGACCTCGACCTCGCTGTCGAGGGTGGATGCAGGAATATCAATGGCAGAGGGAATGTCCGAAAAACGAAGGTTCGCTAATGATTTAACTGTGGGGTGTGTTTCGCCGTTTACGCCATTGGTGTGCTCACTTCGTAGGGACGCCATGGCGCGTGAGAGGTATTCTTTTGGAAGTCGATGAAACACGGAAGGTGTGGTGGAAGTCTGGAGTAGGGATTGTTGCAAGATTCAGCTCATGATCGTACTATATGAAACAATTGCCAGTGAGAATGAGAAGCACGTCCTCCTGCTGAGACCCTGAGCAGGAAGAGCGTTCTTTAATTACAGCAGCAACTTGAGACGACAAAACCTGTAGTGTTGCTCTCAACTTGGTGCGGTTGTCAGTAGATTGAAAGGGTCGGAACCTGAGGCTGCAGTCCGTGCTGAGGCTGGAGTTTCACCGCCACATGTGGCTTCGATATCTTCTCAGCTCTACCAAACTAGTCACACATTTTCAGTCAAGAAATAATCAATTTCCTgtaatgaaaaagaaagaaagaaagaaagaaagaaagaaagaaaacaggtACACTCGCATTATCAACCTGAATCGTACGTCAAAGACTGGGAGAGGGAAAGTGAAACTCTTTACGAAAACTACCATCCTCTAAATGCATCTCTCATAATCATAGTAAGAAGAGCTAGTGTTCAGACATATAAAAGGCAAGCCCTTGCTTGTCAAAAACCCAAGAGTTTTGGTACTTTGCACAGAAGAGCAGCGCCTATTAATACCATGAATATACGCCCAATTTCACTCCAATGTCCCAGTCTAACAAATACTTCCACATATCCAGCAGCGGCGGCAGCTTTAAGACTTTCGGAAACGTCCACATTGTCAACAAAGCCTGCTAAATCAGATGGAAATCTTCCCGTCTCGAAGTATTCATCAAGCAGCTGATCCTTTTCCGTCCACCGGGCCCTGAGCCAGGCATCGAATTCCTTCTGGTCATTTAAGGGTATGTCTGATACAGCAAACCGACGCCAGTACATATTGACGGATGTTGGGGGCCTTCCCTGAAGATATGTTGATCGGAGCGTGAAGTATTTATCGGGAtagcttccttttctgctgCAGGAGTTAGTGGTgggctctttttcttctttttcttctttctttttcaaaaGACAATTTAACAGTCATAGGGACTTACGGAGGTCCTTCATAGGCTACGGTGCAATCGTACACCCAATCAACAGTGCCCCTCAATTGTTGtaggcaaaaaaaaaggccgGTCGACCGCGGGAGAACCTCGTGCTTTAGAGGTGGAAACCCTTGCTTTTGCCCATACTCATCACTCCGCCTCTTAGTGTTAATTGATAAATTTGTCCCTTCAGGAAAGATTAACAGCCACATGGGGTCGTATTCAGACGATTCTGACTTGGAGCCTGAATGCCGGGTTTTCAACTTCTCCAAGCGATGCTGTAGTCGGGGTTTGTCTGATAGCCATTTACGAGCCATGAAAATAAAACCGTAGAATGTCATACCTTGACCGACAATCGGGATGTACTTGAGAGACtctttgaggatgatgaaaaTGCGGCCATGCATAATGTTCGTATACGCAACCCACCACAAGTAAATCCAATCGGTATAAACCTGGTGGTTAGCAATCAAAACCAAGCGCTCCGGAAATTCAGTTTTCAACCGGCCGTCTTCTGTCAGATGAATCTGGCCTTGCACACTCTTATCACCACTAACTCGAACAAATGTAGGACAGCCCCATTGTGTGAGAGCTGTGATGACCAGCCCGAAGGACTGCTTCGTGTATGCCATGTATGCATAATAGTAATCCTTGCTTATTAAATAGAGAGGAGCACCTAGCACC
This Aspergillus flavus chromosome 1, complete sequence DNA region includes the following protein-coding sequences:
- a CDS encoding lysophosphatidic acid acyltransferase; translated protein: MTGDPSSEPHQQKESSTRQRIGSTDQTSRADDDMEPRLKHGIPMQVFRSLLLATWFNCCCVVILVTQVLGAPLYLISKDYYYAYMAYTKQSFGLVITALTQWGCPTFVRVSGDKSVQGQIHLTEDGRLKTEFPERLVLIANHQVYTDWIYLWWVAYTNIMHGRIFIILKESLKYIPIVGQGMTFYGFIFMARKWLSDKPRLQHRLEKLKTRHSGSKSESSEYDPMWLLIFPEGTNLSINTKRRSDEYGQKQGFPPLKHEVLPRSTGLFFCLQQLRGTVDWVYDCTVAYEGPPKGSYPDKYFTLRSTYLQGRPPTSVNMYWRRFAVSDIPLNDQKEFDAWLRARWTEKDQLLDEYFETGRFPSDLAGFVDNVDVSESLKAAAAAGYVEVFVRLGHWSEIGRIFMVLIGAALLCKVPKLLGF